The following coding sequences lie in one Cronobacter universalis NCTC 9529 genomic window:
- a CDS encoding AI-2E family transporter — protein MNSKEMSRAFFILILFIVSILFFNLVKPYLSAVLWAVILAVIFYPIKRRLCHMMNGRNNIASLLTVVLICLLVFVPLAVVASSLVSEFNAVYSDVQANNTTLPTLLADVVRILPDWAQKMLAENQLDNATAIQEKISGVALKGSQYVAGSLFLISRNTFSVVIGFGIMLYLLFFLLKDGSRLVSVVLSAVPLSDKVKQRLFRRFAAVARATVKGTVVVAVVQGILGGVAFYFAGIGASILWGSLMAFLSLVPAVGAALIWVPAVIYLFTTGAIIKAVLLTAFFVVVVGLADNLLRPLLVGKDIRMPDWLILLSTLGGLEVYGINGFVVGPLIAALFVTCWNTFSAGPGRTRALPEKSEDETA, from the coding sequence ATGAACTCGAAAGAGATGTCCAGGGCCTTTTTTATCCTGATCCTGTTTATCGTTTCGATCCTCTTTTTTAACCTCGTAAAACCGTATCTCTCCGCCGTGCTGTGGGCGGTGATCCTGGCCGTGATCTTCTACCCGATAAAGCGCAGGCTTTGCCACATGATGAACGGGCGCAACAACATCGCCTCACTCTTGACCGTGGTGCTTATCTGCCTGCTGGTCTTCGTGCCGCTGGCCGTGGTGGCGTCGTCGCTGGTGAGCGAGTTCAACGCCGTTTACAGCGATGTGCAGGCCAATAACACCACGCTGCCCACGCTGCTGGCCGATGTGGTGCGTATCCTGCCGGACTGGGCGCAAAAGATGCTGGCGGAAAACCAGCTCGACAACGCGACCGCCATTCAGGAGAAGATCTCCGGCGTCGCGCTCAAGGGCAGCCAGTATGTGGCGGGCAGTCTTTTTCTTATCAGCCGCAACACGTTCAGCGTGGTGATTGGCTTCGGCATTATGCTCTACCTGCTGTTTTTCCTGCTGAAAGATGGCTCGCGGCTGGTGTCGGTGGTGCTGAGCGCGGTGCCGCTCTCGGATAAAGTCAAACAGCGGCTGTTCCGCCGCTTTGCCGCCGTGGCGCGCGCCACCGTGAAAGGCACCGTCGTGGTGGCGGTCGTGCAGGGCATTCTGGGCGGCGTGGCGTTTTACTTCGCAGGCATTGGCGCGAGCATTCTCTGGGGCTCGCTGATGGCGTTCCTGTCGCTGGTGCCTGCGGTCGGCGCCGCGCTGATCTGGGTGCCGGCGGTGATTTATCTCTTCACCACCGGAGCTATCATCAAAGCCGTCCTGCTGACCGCGTTTTTCGTGGTGGTGGTTGGCCTTGCCGACAACCTGCTGCGCCCGCTGCTGGTGGGTAAAGATATCCGTATGCCAGACTGGCTGATTCTGCTCTCGACACTCGGCGGACTGGAAGTCTATGGCATTAACGGCTTTGTGGTCGGCCCGCTTATCGCCGCGCTCTTCGTCACCTGCTGGAACACTTTCTCCGCAGGGCCTGGGCGCACGCGCGCGTTGCCTGAAAAAAGCGAGGATGAAACCGCCTGA